The Candidatus Scalindua japonica genome includes the window ACAGGAGATACCACATGGAGTGGCTGTAGTGGTAAAGGAGTTCGAGTCAAGAAATGATGAACTTGATTATATATCGGCGAATATATACGTCGAAAAGCAGGGCCATAAATTGATTGTTGTCGGTGGGAATGGGCGAATGCTTAAAGAGATAGGAAGGAAGTCTCGGGAAGGTATCGAGGGGCTTTTCGGTAAAAAAGTTTATCTGGATCTCTGGGTCAAGGTCAGCAAAAACTGGCGTAAAGATGAGGCGGCATTAACACGCTTTGGATACAAGTGAGGGATTAAATGTGGAATAGAAGATTTTCTACAAGGATTACTGTTTCGATTGTTGCACTCAGCTTGGTGATCGGTTTGTTCTGTATATCTGACTCTTTTGCAAACCAGCCGTGCTTTAAGTGTTGTGGAAGTGGAATATGGCATGTAGACAACAACATGCCCTGCAGCGGCAAAAGTTGTAGTTATTGTGTAAAATGTGATGGCTGTCGCGGCTCGGGACAAATCTCAGATTCGGTAGAACGTTGTGAAGATTGTAAGGGACTGGGGCACGTTCATAAAAACAGTAAAAAGGTCTGTACATACGCAGGGTGCAAATATTGTTCTCCGTGTAAATCATGTAAAACAAAAGGTTGGAAGTAAGACAATGCTGTGAAAAAACATGATAACCGTTTATGGGAAAAACACCTGGCTATTTGTAGCGGTTTGATTTGTCAGACCCGTGTTTGTGAGGTACGATAAATCGTTCTGCTAAACCAAAAAACAAAAATTTCTATTTTATACAGTAAGGAGTTGAAAATGAGCTCTCGTATCAGAATTTTATTTCTTGTATGTTTAAACCTGTTTATTGTGTCTAGTGTATTTGCAGATAACATAAATAGATCATATATAAAACTGGTTAATTCACCACTTATTAATCTGCCAAATCGTCATGTACCGTTTGATAGTGTTCTAACCGGAGGTCAACCGACTCTAGACCAATTAAAACAGGCTGCTGAAACAGGGTTTAAAACAGCTGTTAATCTGAGGACTGACAAGGAATTACCTGACCCTGACCAGGAGAAGGCCTGGGTTGAAGGGGTCGGAATGAA containing:
- a CDS encoding fused DSP-PTPase phosphatase/NAD kinase-like protein, translating into MSSRIRILFLVCLNLFIVSSVFADNINRSYIKLVNSPLINLPNRHVPFDSVLTGGQPTLDQLKQAAETGFKTAVNLRTDKELPDPDQEKAWVEGVGMKYIHIPIAVTEGFTPQNAKIFADVLSKPENYPLIVHCKSGERVGAMFALKAFHIDEKEVEEALLIGERAGLIKLASVVRQILERYKK